A part of Haladaptatus caseinilyticus genomic DNA contains:
- a CDS encoding cupredoxin domain-containing protein, translating to MNDYDSNGRQYERSGRRTFLGKLGGASVALGMCGLVAGQDGNGNGRTGAQTNQRTILLGAEVPGWEGRLPSSIENEQNPTLELQPGTRYKVAWINRDGAQHQLEILDNDENVLEQTESASERGVNLSVTFTATREMSQYRCRFHPESMRGDIEQQS from the coding sequence ATGAATGACTACGACTCGAACGGTCGGCAGTACGAACGAAGCGGACGACGCACGTTCTTAGGTAAGCTTGGAGGTGCAAGCGTCGCGCTTGGGATGTGCGGTCTCGTGGCCGGGCAAGATGGAAACGGAAATGGGCGGACAGGAGCACAAACAAATCAACGGACGATACTTCTCGGGGCAGAGGTGCCCGGGTGGGAAGGCCGTCTTCCCAGTTCGATCGAGAACGAACAAAACCCAACGTTAGAGCTACAACCCGGTACGAGATACAAAGTAGCGTGGATCAACCGTGATGGGGCACAACATCAGCTAGAAATTCTCGATAACGACGAGAACGTTCTCGAACAAACCGAGAGTGCCAGCGAACGGGGTGTGAATCTCTCAGTCACGTTCACTGCCACACGGGAGATGAGCCAATACCGATGTCGCTTCCACCCGGAGTCGATGCGGGGGGACATCGAACAGCAGAGCTAA
- a CDS encoding universal stress protein encodes MDVTITDGHPSQGIFKYSTDDRIDELVMGTRGRRGVERYLLGSSTSRVRLFAAGPVLTVHPTTDFHNLTKWYVSPLRMMVLMGTLQYPPILLQFQ; translated from the coding sequence ATGGACGTAACGATCACGGATGGACACCCATCACAGGGAATCTTCAAGTACTCTACAGACGATCGTATCGACGAACTCGTGATGGGAACCCGCGGTCGGCGTGGTGTCGAGCGATATCTTCTCGGAAGCAGTACAAGCCGCGTGAGACTGTTCGCTGCCGGTCCTGTGCTCACCGTTCATCCGACGACTGACTTCCACAACCTGACTAAATGGTACGTTAGCCCACTTCGTATGATGGTTTTGATGGGTACACTGCAGTATCCTCCGATACTGCTACAATTTCAATAG
- a CDS encoding amino acid permease, which translates to MSDSDPPFGEVDISSEGADFARELSLFDIMVIGIGAMIGGSIFVLTGLAAGESGPALVLAFALNGFITIFTGMVYAELGSAFPEPGGGYLWVREALGRSQAFISGWMSWFAHAVAGSLYILSFGSFVTLILTEYFAVPTFGLSPVDLQKLFAVVAAAVFTYVNYRGAKETSRAENVVTILQLFILAVLIVTGLWTIAGQSNTAVRFEPFFPNGFGGVFLAMGLTFIAFEGYEIIVQSGREVVNPRENIPKAVFYSMFVVVTIYILVGVVLLGAVNLSPALLETARQTDSIGGSTVTDLPANPALWQVLGHLGEFGLAQAAGQLLPYGTLVVLLTGILSALAALNATTFSSSRVGYALGNDRVFPDPFSRIHPDHQTPHISVLLSGTLIAVMAVSLPLSQVAAATDLMFLLLFLQVNYSMIRLRREHGDSLEYGYISPFFPYVPIVGILTKLFLAVYFFNYSPLAWYIALGWIFTGFGVFFVYSRGRIRRTEIRRETRIVSEERRPTERPYQILVPIANPSSAKPLIELASAIARRNDGEVLLTNIVTIPVQTPLEDGLRFVENEPQMLEDAMQYAPEDVPIHRTVTLGRGVGRSITNIAYQRDSDLVLLGWRGRRRRSSEFVLGSTIDSVVENPPCDIAVAKLAPTTKPRRILVPVTRSTHAQFAIDTALSLAQFWDASIRLIHVSEPNGNDFEEELANRQEAVTAEGVTVSTVSVSGTDVAASILADAAETDVDTVVMGAAREGILRRVLFGDIPERVGETFGGRVVMVKKHSPVRSLFRGWIQKWLGRRYPDE; encoded by the coding sequence GTGAGCGATAGCGATCCTCCATTCGGCGAAGTAGATATCTCGTCGGAGGGCGCTGATTTCGCTCGAGAACTATCGCTCTTCGATATCATGGTCATCGGCATCGGTGCGATGATTGGAGGGAGCATCTTCGTTCTCACGGGGCTAGCGGCGGGCGAATCCGGCCCTGCACTGGTTTTGGCGTTCGCCCTCAACGGATTCATAACCATCTTTACCGGGATGGTGTACGCCGAGCTCGGGAGTGCGTTTCCGGAACCTGGTGGTGGCTATCTCTGGGTCAGAGAAGCGCTCGGTCGTTCGCAGGCGTTTATTTCCGGGTGGATGAGTTGGTTTGCCCATGCCGTGGCCGGGTCGCTATACATCCTTAGCTTCGGGTCGTTCGTCACACTGATTCTCACGGAGTACTTCGCTGTCCCAACCTTCGGTCTCTCGCCAGTGGATTTACAAAAACTGTTCGCCGTCGTTGCCGCCGCCGTCTTCACATACGTCAACTATCGTGGTGCGAAGGAGACGAGTCGAGCCGAGAACGTCGTCACGATACTTCAGTTGTTCATCCTCGCAGTGCTCATCGTTACGGGGCTCTGGACGATAGCTGGACAATCGAATACGGCCGTTCGGTTCGAACCGTTCTTCCCCAACGGATTCGGCGGCGTGTTTCTCGCGATGGGTTTGACGTTCATCGCGTTCGAAGGATACGAAATCATCGTCCAGTCCGGGCGTGAAGTCGTCAACCCTCGCGAAAATATCCCGAAGGCGGTTTTTTATTCGATGTTCGTCGTCGTCACGATTTACATTCTCGTCGGCGTCGTGCTCCTCGGTGCCGTCAATCTAAGTCCAGCACTGCTCGAAACAGCCCGGCAGACGGACAGTATCGGCGGGAGTACGGTGACAGACCTCCCCGCGAATCCGGCACTGTGGCAGGTGTTGGGCCATCTCGGCGAGTTTGGACTCGCACAAGCCGCGGGACAGCTCCTTCCGTACGGAACCCTCGTCGTCCTATTGACCGGAATTCTCTCGGCGTTGGCCGCGCTCAACGCAACCACGTTTTCGAGTTCGCGGGTCGGCTATGCGCTCGGCAACGACCGCGTCTTTCCGGACCCATTCAGTCGCATCCATCCGGATCACCAGACGCCCCATATTTCGGTTCTCCTCAGTGGAACCCTCATCGCCGTAATGGCCGTTTCGTTGCCCCTTTCACAGGTCGCCGCAGCGACCGATCTCATGTTCCTCCTTTTATTTCTGCAGGTGAACTATTCGATGATTCGCCTCAGGCGAGAACACGGCGATAGCCTCGAATATGGGTATATCTCGCCGTTTTTCCCGTACGTTCCTATCGTTGGCATCCTGACGAAACTGTTTCTCGCGGTTTACTTTTTCAACTATAGCCCGCTCGCATGGTACATCGCATTGGGCTGGATTTTCACCGGGTTCGGTGTATTCTTCGTTTACTCTCGGGGGCGCATTCGTCGGACCGAAATTCGCCGTGAAACGAGAATCGTTTCCGAAGAACGTCGTCCGACTGAGCGGCCATACCAAATCCTCGTGCCGATCGCGAACCCCTCGAGTGCAAAACCGTTGATCGAACTCGCGAGTGCTATCGCTCGCCGAAATGACGGAGAGGTTCTCCTGACGAACATCGTAACGATTCCCGTCCAGACGCCGTTGGAGGATGGTCTCCGATTCGTCGAAAACGAGCCACAGATGCTTGAGGACGCGATGCAGTACGCGCCGGAGGATGTACCGATACATCGAACAGTGACTCTCGGGCGTGGAGTGGGCCGAAGTATTACGAACATCGCCTACCAGCGCGACAGCGACCTCGTTCTCCTCGGTTGGCGTGGTCGTCGAAGACGGTCGTCGGAGTTCGTTCTCGGTTCGACGATAGACTCCGTGGTAGAGAACCCACCATGCGACATCGCGGTTGCAAAACTTGCACCCACGACGAAACCACGGCGAATCCTCGTCCCGGTCACACGAAGTACGCATGCACAGTTTGCTATCGACACTGCTCTTTCACTCGCTCAATTTTGGGATGCGAGTATACGGCTCATCCACGTTTCAGAGCCGAATGGGAACGATTTCGAGGAAGAACTGGCGAATCGACAGGAGGCGGTAACGGCCGAGGGAGTCACTGTTTCCACGGTTTCTGTCTCTGGGACTGACGTCGCTGCATCGATTCTGGCCGACGCTGCCGAAACGGACGTGGATACGGTCGTTATGGGGGCCGCGAGGGAGGGGATACTGAGACGGGTTCTCTTCGGCGACATCCCGGAGCGAGTCGGTGAGACGTTCGGCGGTCGTGTCGTGATGGTAAAAAAGCATTCGCCGGTTCGATCGCTTTTTCGCGGATGGATACAGAAATGGCTAGGCAGGCGGTATCCTGACGAGTAA
- a CDS encoding M24 family metallopeptidase produces the protein MPQSVFDQNEYERRIERTKERMRDAELDALIVSDPANMNYLTGYDGWSFYVHQAVIVTLERDEPVWVGREMDANGARATTTLSEENIRSYSDDHVHSPYDLHPMDFVAEVVGEIGAEDARIGVEMDAYYFTAKSFLRLQKNLPDAELDDATLLVNWVRIIKSDQELTYMRQAARVSENAMQAGLDAVGAGVPEYEVAAEIYDCLTRGTDEFGGDYPSIVPLMPSGDHTGTPHLTWTDRPFERGDPVIIELSGCRNRYHSPLARTTFVGDPPEEVIHTAEVVVEGLEAALDHVEPGVTAESVERAWRDVIEKYDIEKKDRIGYSMGLGYPPDWGEHTASLRPGDETVLEENMTFHMIPGLWFDDFGVELSETFHVTSNGAEVLAEFPRELFTT, from the coding sequence ATGCCACAATCGGTCTTCGATCAAAACGAATACGAACGGCGGATAGAACGGACGAAAGAACGGATGCGTGATGCGGAACTGGATGCACTCATCGTCTCCGACCCGGCAAACATGAACTATCTCACCGGCTACGATGGGTGGTCGTTCTATGTGCATCAAGCCGTCATCGTCACCCTGGAGCGCGACGAACCGGTCTGGGTCGGGCGGGAGATGGATGCGAACGGCGCACGGGCAACGACAACGCTCTCCGAGGAAAACATCCGCTCGTACAGCGACGACCACGTCCATTCGCCGTACGACCTCCATCCGATGGACTTCGTCGCCGAAGTAGTGGGGGAAATCGGCGCTGAGGACGCTCGAATCGGCGTGGAGATGGACGCATACTATTTCACCGCGAAGTCGTTTCTGCGACTCCAGAAAAACCTCCCCGACGCGGAGTTGGACGACGCAACGCTCCTCGTCAACTGGGTTCGCATTATCAAATCCGATCAGGAGCTAACGTATATGCGACAGGCAGCACGCGTCTCGGAGAACGCGATGCAGGCTGGACTCGATGCTGTCGGAGCAGGCGTCCCCGAATACGAAGTGGCGGCGGAGATATACGATTGCCTCACAAGGGGAACTGACGAGTTCGGGGGCGATTATCCTTCCATCGTTCCGTTGATGCCCTCCGGCGACCACACCGGAACGCCACACCTCACGTGGACCGACCGCCCCTTCGAGCGTGGTGATCCCGTCATCATCGAACTCTCCGGTTGTCGGAATCGATATCACTCACCACTGGCGCGAACGACTTTCGTGGGTGACCCACCTGAGGAGGTAATACACACTGCGGAGGTGGTCGTCGAAGGATTGGAAGCGGCGCTCGACCACGTCGAACCCGGCGTTACTGCCGAGTCGGTCGAACGAGCGTGGCGTGACGTTATCGAAAAATACGACATCGAGAAAAAAGATCGGATCGGCTACTCCATGGGTCTCGGTTATCCACCGGACTGGGGCGAGCATACCGCCAGTCTTCGCCCCGGTGACGAAACGGTGCTCGAAGAGAACATGACGTTCCACATGATTCCGGGCCTCTGGTTCGACGACTTTGGCGTCGAACTCAGCGAGACGTTCCACGTCACCTCGAACGGTGCCGAAGTATTGGCTGAGTTCCCCCGAGAACTTTTCACCACCTGA